A window from Citrus sinensis cultivar Valencia sweet orange chromosome 3, DVS_A1.0, whole genome shotgun sequence encodes these proteins:
- the LOC112496038 gene encoding disease resistance protein RUN1-like — translation MASSYRNNKKYDVFVSFRGEETRDNFTSHLYSALCRQNIQTFIDDQLNRGDEISESIVNAIEASAISVIVFSEGYASSRWCLDELVKILECKKEYAQIVIPVFYRVDPSDVRNQTGSFGDSFSKLEEKLKENTEKLRSWRNALKEAASLSGFHSLNIRRESDLTNEVVNHILKRLDEVFQPRDNKNQLVGVESTVEEIESLLGVESKCVYALGIWGISGIGKTTIARAIFDKISGDFEGSCFLENVREESQRPGGLAYLRQKLLSNLLKDKNVMPYIDLNFRRLSRMKVLIVFDDVTCFSQLESLMGSLDWLTPVSRIILTTRNKQVLRNWGVSKIYEMEALEYHHALELFSRHAFKQNHPDVVYEELSSKVMKYAQGVPLALKVLGCFLYKREKEVWESAIDKLQRILHPSILEVLKISYDGLDDKEKNIFLDVACFFQGEHVNPVMKFFNASGLYPEIGISVLIDKSLIAIDSRKKITMHDLLQELGREIVRQESINPKNRSRLWHHEDIYVVLTYNTLKRLAEISSGNIGQLFLSGTAIEELPSSFELLLRLWLLDLSDCKRLKSLPSSLRKLKSLELLSLRGCSNLQRLPEWLGQLSSPLIVNLLKTNIERIPESIIQQFMLRYILLDYYEGLQSLPKPLFLVRWLDADHYSAPQSLSGIIEDDVIIQYMGHVVPARWKEVREKRGFPKEGHYVLAGNEIPRWFNFQSVGSFITLEMPPYFFNNNRVLGFAFGAILGFSGRHVDCGRWFSFSCELKVETTKDCDPQDTRLFQRRVNYLESNHLHLGYCLFYEEDFNGFWKCNCFPETAHFNVFPPLECECCGVKKCGIHFFLHCRLYEFNGRPKQIFQI, via the exons ATGGCTTCTTCTTATCGAAACAACAAGAAGTATGATGTTTTTGTTAGTTTCAGAGGAGAGGAAACCCGCGACAACTTTACTAGCCATCTCTATTCTGCTCTGTGTCGACAAAATATCcaaactttcattgatgaccaACTTAACAGAGGAGATGAAATTTCGGAGTCAATTGTGAATGCAATTGAAGCATCAGCCATTTCAGTTATCGTCTTCTCAGAAGGGTATGCATCTTCCAGATGGTGTCTCGATGAACTTGTAAAGATCCTCGAGTGCAAGAAGGAGTATGCACAGATTGTGATTCCGGTTTTCTATCGGGTTGATCCATCAGACGTGAGAAACCAAACTGGGAGTTTTGGGGATTCATTTTCGAAgcttgaagaaaaattaaaggagaatACTGAGAAGCTGCGGAGTTGGAGGAATGCTTTGAAGGAAGCAGCCAGTTTGTCCGGCTTTCATTCTCTTAACATCAG GCGTGAGTCAGACCTTACCAATGAAGTTGTTAATCACATTTTGAAGAGATTGGATGAAGTGTTTCAGCCGCGTGATAACAAAAACCAGCTGGTGGGAGTGGAATCAACAGTTGAGGAAATTGAATCTCTATTAGGTGTTGAGTCGAAATGTGTTTACGCTTTAGGGATTTGGGGCATTAGTGGTATAGGCAAAACAACAATCGCTAGAGctatttttgacaaaatctCGGGTGATTTTGAAGGTTCTTGCTTCCTCGAAAATGTTAGAGAAGAGTCACAAAGACCAGGAGGATTAGCTTACTTACGacaaaaacttctttcaaatttattgaagGATAAAAATGTGATGCCTTATATTGACCTCAATTTTAGAAGGCTCAGCCGCATGAAGGTTTTGATTGTTTTTGATGATGTAACTTGCTTCAGCCAATTGGAATCTCTAATGGGAAGCCTTGATTGGTTGACGCCAGTGAGTCGAATCATATTAACCACcagaaataaacaagtgctTAGAAATTGGGGGGTGAGTAAAATATATGAGATGGAGGCATTAGAATATCATCACGCTCTTGAGCTTTTTAGTCGACATGCCTTCAAACAAAACCATCCTGATGTTGTTTATGAGGAACTTTCAAGCAAAGTAATGAAATATGCTCAAGGTGTTCCGTTAGCTCTTAAAGTTTTGGGTTGCTTTCtatataaaagggaaaaagaagtTTGGGAAAGTGCAATAGATAAATTGCAAAGAATCCTCCATCCAAGTATTCTAgaggtattaaaaataagttatgaTGGTTTGGAcgataaagagaaaaatattttccttgatGTTGCTTGTTTCTTTCAAGGTGAGCATGTAAATCCTGTAATGAAATTCTTCAATGCAAGCGGCTTGTACCCAGAAATAGGAATAAGTGTTCTTATTGATAAATCTCTCATTGCTATTGATTCACGCAAGAAGATCACAATGCATGATTTACTACAAGAATTGGGTAGGGAAATTGTTCGACAAGAATCAATTAATCCTAAAAACCGCAGTAGATTGTGGCATCATGAGGATATCTATGTAGTTCTTACATATAATACG CTGAAGAGGCTTGCAGAGATCTCATCTGGTAACATAGGCCAGCTATTTTTAAGTGGAACTGCAATTGAAGAACTGCCCTCATCATTTGAGCTTCTACTTAGGCTTTGGTTGTTAGACCTTTCAGATTGTAAAAGGCTTAAGAGTCTCCCAAGCAGCCTCCGTAAGTTGAAGTCTCTTGAACTTCTTAGTCTCCGCGGTTGCTCAAATCTTCAGAGATTGCCCGAATGGCTTGGCCAGTTATCGTCGCCATTAATAGTGAATCTATTGAAAACCAATATTGAGAGAATACCAGAAAGCATTATCCAACAATTTATGTTGCGATACATCCTCTTAGATTATTATGAGGGGCTTCAATCCTTACCAAAGCCTCTCTTCCTTGTACGATGGTTAGATGCCGATCATTACTCGGCACCACAATCATTATCAG GAATTATTGAAGATGACGTGATAATTCAATATATGGGCCATGTGGTACCTGCCCGTTGGAAAGAAGTACGGGAAAAG AGAGGTTTTCCCAAGGAAGGCCATTACGTACTAGCTGGGAATGAAATTCCAAGGtggtttaattttcaaagTGTGGGATCTTTTATAACGTTAGAGATGCCCCCATATTTCTTCAATAACAACAGAGTACTGGGCTTTGCATTTGGTGCTATTTTAGGATTTTCAGGCCGTCATGTAGATTGTGGCAGatggttttcattttcttgtgaGCTCAAAGTGGAAACCACCAAAGATTGTGATCCGCAGGATACACGGTTATTTCAGAGAAGAGTTAATTATTTAGAATCAAATCACTTACATTTGGGATACTGTTTGTTCTATGAAGAGGATTTTAATGGTTTTTGGAAATGCAATTGCTTTCCTGAGACAGCCCACTTTAATGTTTTTCCACCTTTGGAGTGTGAGTGTTGCGGAGTGAAAAAATGTGggatccatttttttttgcattgcAGACTCTACGAATTCAATGGAAGACCTAAGCAGATCTTTCAAATATAA